The sequence below is a genomic window from Egibacteraceae bacterium.
CCGCGGAGCTCGGGCCGTTCGACCCCGGCGCGGCGGCCGGTCCGCTCCTCGGCCGATTCCTGCTCGAGAGCCTGCTCATGCTCGTCCTCCTGCTCGTGCTGTTCGTCGCGCCCGGCTACGCCGCCGCACAGCTGTCGGGGGAGCGCGAGCGGCGCACGCTGCCGCTGTTGCAGGCGACCCTCCTGCGCCCGCGCCAGATCGTGCTCGGCAAGCTCGGCGCCGCGGTGGCGTGGATCATGGTCCTCATCGTCGCGGCGCTGCCGCTGGGGGCGACGGCGTTCTTCCTCGGCGGCGTCACCGTCGGCGAGCTGCTCCGCGGGATCGGCTTCATCGCCGCGATCGGCCTCTGCGTCGCGGCGATCGCGCTCGGAATCTCCTCGCTCACCCGGCGCACGACGGCCTCGGTCGTGCTGACCTACGCGACCGTGCTCGCCCTCACCGGCGGCACCCTGTTCCTCTCGGGCGTCGAGCTCGTCATCCGGTCCGCGACCGGGCGGGCGATGGTCGTGCCGGCGGCCCTGCACGCCAACCCCTTCGTCGGCCTCGCCGACGCGGTCGTCGGTCGCGACCGGCTCGGCTTCGGCATGGGGCGGCTGCCGTTGCCGCTCACCGGGATAGCCTCCGCCCTGCCGAGCCGGCCCGACCCCTGGATGAACGACCCCCTCGCCGAGCGGGGGATGGCGATCGAGGAGCCCGTCCGGATGATCGGCGAGCCGCTGCCCGTGCCCCCCCCGCCGCCGCTCGACCCCGCGGCGCCCTACGTCGACCCGGCGCTGCCTCCCCCCGGTCCGGGCGTCGTCGTTGACCCCGACCCTCGCGCCGCCCGGCCGGAGGCGGAGCGCAGCAT
It includes:
- a CDS encoding ABC transporter permease gives rise to the protein MLQRELTERWRSTRATATLTAYLALLSLLLYLLYRAGASVLAAELGPFDPGAAAGPLLGRFLLESLLMLVLLLVLFVAPGYAAAQLSGERERRTLPLLQATLLRPRQIVLGKLGAAVAWIMVLIVAALPLGATAFFLGGVTVGELLRGIGFIAAIGLCVAAIALGISSLTRRTTASVVLTYATVLALTGGTLFLSGVELVIRSATGRAMVVPAALHANPFVGLADAVVGRDRLGFGMGRLPLPLTGIASALPSRPDPWMNDPLAERGMAIEEPVRMIGEPLPVPPPPPLDPAAPYVDPALPPPGPGVVVDPDPRAARPEAERSMWQWVLGVHGALALAGLTVASRRLRTGETRPRLRAPRRGDADAGLEGAPR